The sequence below is a genomic window from bacterium BMS3Abin08.
TATACAACAATGATGGATGTCAGGAAGACCCCGCGGGGTGCAGTCGGTTCGGTTAGTGATCTTAAAGGGAAACAGCTCAAGAGATCGCTCGCTCCGGATACAGTGGTTACGCGGGCCATGATTAAGGAAAGGCCGCTGATAAAAAAGGGTGAACGGGTATCGATTGTCTATCAGAGCGCCCTGTTGAAGATTACGGCACCCGGCATTGCAAGGGAAGAGGGAGGTTCAGGCGACGGTATAAGGGTACTGAACCTTGCATCAAGGAGGATGATTGTGGGCTTTGTAACCGGGAAGGGGACTGTAAATGTCAGGCCATAAATACCAGGTCTTGTTGGCCTTGCTCCTTATATTTTCATCCCTCGTGGTGATGGTGGGGTGTGCATCCACAAAGAGGCTGCCCCCGCCATCACCACAGTACATCTCAAAGAAGGTGGAGACAGGGAGCGTGGCCTTGACCACCCCCGGTTCGATATACGTGGAGAGGGCAAGCCTCTTTGAGGACAGGAGGGCCCGGAGGCTGAATGACCTCGTAACCGTACTTATCGTTGAGAACGTCTCGGGAAGCAAGAAGGCAGAGACAAAGACGGGAAGGGACTCATCCCTGGATGCAGGAGTTAAGGGTTTCTTTGGTGCGCCTCTCGACCTCAACCTCTCCAATTTATATGGTAAGGGCAACGCCCTTTCACCGTCTGTAAGCAGCTCCATCAAGAATGACTTTGCCGGCACGGGAACAACCTCCAGGCAGGGGACCCTGACGGGTACTATAACGGCAAGGGTGATTGATGTGCTCCCCAACGGTAACCTCGTGATAGAGTCCAGAAAGGAGATAACCCTCAACTTCGAAAAGCAGGTGCTCGTCCTGAAGGGAATTATAAGGCCTGAGGATATATCGACAAACAATACGATTGAGAGCACAAGGATAGCGCTATCCCGGATTTTCCTCGTTGGAGAGGGGGTTATAGATAACAAACAGTCACCGGGGTGGCTCGGTGGTGTTATTGACAGGGTCTGGCCCTTTTAGGGGAATGATATGAGTGAGATCGGAAAAAGGGTGTTTTTGTTCCTGAATACACTTGTTATTGTACTGGCCTTTCTCTTTTCCGTACCTGGTGCGGCCCGGTCTGAGCGGATAAAGGATATCGCCTTTGTCGAGGGAGTAAGGGATAACCAGTTAGTGGGATACGGTCTTGTGGTGGGCCTCAACGGTACGGGAGACAAGGGGAAGGCCACCCTCCAGAGTGTCGCAAATATGCTCCTCAGGATGGGTCTTACCGTGAAGGCAAAGGATATAAAGGCAAAGAATGCAGCCTCGGTTATTGTAACCGCTTCCCTCCCGCCGTTTCCCAGGACGGGAAACAGGATCGATATAGTTGTCTCTGCCCTTGCCGATGCAAAGAACCTCCAGGGAGGCACCCTTCTTATGACACCCCTGAAGGGACCGGACGGAAAGGTCTACGGCGTTGCCCAGGGTCCGGTATCGATTGGCGGGTTCTCCGCCGGTGGCGGCGGGGCAAGTGTGCAGAAGAATCATCCGACCGTCGGAAGGGTTCCAAACGGGATGATAATAGAGAGGGAGATCGGGTATTCGTTGAACAATCTTGACAGGATCAGGCTTATCCTCAGAACCCCCGACTTCACGGTGGCTTCGAACATGGTGCGGGAGATAAACAGGGCACTGAAGGGTGGCTATGCCGAGGCGATTGACCCTTCAACACTGCAGCTTACCGTTCCCGAGCACTACCGGGGCAGGATTGTGGCGATGATGAGACTGATCGAACAGATAAATGTGAATACGGATACCCCTGCAAAGGTCGTGATCAACGAAAGGACCGGGACACTGGTGATAGGAGAGCAGGTGCGGATATCCCCTGTTGCTATTGCACACGGGGGGCTCACCATCGAGGTAAAGACGGCGTTTCAGGTCTCCCAGCCGGCGCCCTTCTCAGGGGGAACTACAGTGGTGGTTCCACAGACGGAAGTGCAGGCAAAGGAGAAGAAGGCCCATCTCGTCGAGGTTTCAGGCGCATCACTGGGTGAGGTGGTGAGGGCGCTCAACGCAATGGGCGTTACCTCGCGTGACCTGATTGCCATCCTCCAGGCATTGAGGTCCGCCGGTGCGCTTAAAGCGGAACTGGAGATAATGTGATGATTGATCCTCGTATCTCCATACTGGACACGGGATACCTCCGGAATACCCCTGCGGGGGGGAAGGAGGGGGCTGTTAAAAAGGCCGCCAAGGAGTTTGAGTCGATGTTTCTTTTTGAACTCTTAAAGACCATGAGGAAATCCGCAGGCGGAAGCCTCTTTGGCAAGGGGCTCTCTGGTGATATATACCAGACCTTATTTGATCTCGAGATCGCACGTACTCTTGCGGAAAGGGGGACGGGCATTTCAGATCTCGTTGAAAAGAGTCTGGGGAAGGAATCGGCGGCCGCAGTTAAGAATGATCTGAAACCCGCCGGTGGGGATTCCTCCGACGATGATAAAATTACCCCCGGCAGGAGACTTCCCGTCGACGGGAAGATCAGCTCCGGGTTCGGACAGAGGAAGGACCCGATAACGGGGGAGATACGAGTTCATAAGGGACTCGATATTGCCGCCCGGAGGAATACGGAGATCTACCCGATTGCCCCGGGCAGGGTTATCTACAGTGGTTCGCTGAAGGGTTATGGTAATATAGTGATAATCAAGCATAAGGATGGTATTGTAACAAGGTATGCCCATAACGAGAGGAACCTCGTCCATACCGGAGAATACGTCGGGGGTGGCAGGCCGATCGGCCTCGTCGGCAGCTCAGGAAGGTCAACGGGACCTCACCTTCACTTCGAGGTCTTGCGGGACGGAAAGAATGTGGATCCGTTGGGATATGTATAATGGATTAAAGTTTTTCTTGTTCCGGCCGATAATAAAAGTAATAAGGAGCTTCCCTGTCCTGAGTACAGGGAATGGCAGCAACAACCAAGGAGGTTTATGATGAAGGTAACAGGAGCAAGACCTCTTGAGGGACAGGACGTTTATCTCAAGACCCAGAAGACACAGGGCAAGGACGCAGTAGCAGAAGGCCGCAAGGGTGATGCAAATAAGACGGGAGCGAAGGACCGTGTAGATCTTTCGGGCAGGGCACATGAGGTTGAGGATCTGAAGGCGGAGATACAGAATATCCCCGATGTAAGGAAAGAGCGGGTTGAGGCTGTCAGGAAGTCCGTTGAGTCCGGCAATTACAGGATAGATCCCGGAAAGATTGCCGGCAAATTACTTGAGGAGTTATGAAGGAGACCGGCGCTATTAACGCTATTGTAGCCATTCTCGAAGAACAGGTGAGAGGGTATTTAGCTCTCTATGATCTGCTCAAAAAGGAGAAGACCGCTATCCTCTCTTTCCAGCCTTCGGTAATCGAGGAGATGGCAAAGCAGAAGGATACCATTGTATTGAAACTCCGTCTCCTCGAGGATGAGCGGGAGAGGCTGCTCGGTTTGACAAGGGACTGGAAAAGGATGAGCATCCACGAACTCTACGAACTCACGGGGGATGAGAGGCTTCCCGGTGTACGTTCGCAGCTTCTGAGTATCCTCCAGGGTATAGAGGAACTGAATGAGGTTAACAGGATCATGATTGAGAGGGCATCCAGGCATGTGAGTGCATCCTCCCGGTTCTTCAATACCTACGGTTTAAATACGGAAAAACGTCCTGCTGTATCAAGAGAAATATAGAAGCCGTTCACTAAGGATTTATAGGGGTATCATCTATGTTCGGACTTTTCAATATCGGGAAATCTGCAATTTTTACGAGCCAGACAGCCCTTGATATTA
It includes:
- the flgH gene encoding flagellar L-ring protein precursor, yielding MSGHKYQVLLALLLIFSSLVVMVGCASTKRLPPPSPQYISKKVETGSVALTTPGSIYVERASLFEDRRARRLNDLVTVLIVENVSGSKKAETKTGRDSSLDAGVKGFFGAPLDLNLSNLYGKGNALSPSVSSSIKNDFAGTGTTSRQGTLTGTITARVIDVLPNGNLVIESRKEITLNFEKQVLVLKGIIRPEDISTNNTIESTRIALSRIFLVGEGVIDNKQSPGWLGGVIDRVWPF
- a CDS encoding flgN protein, which translates into the protein MKETGAINAIVAILEEQVRGYLALYDLLKKEKTAILSFQPSVIEEMAKQKDTIVLKLRLLEDERERLLGLTRDWKRMSIHELYELTGDERLPGVRSQLLSILQGIEELNEVNRIMIERASRHVSASSRFFNTYGLNTEKRPAVSREI
- a CDS encoding flagellar basal body P-ring biosynthesis protein FlgA, which codes for MITLVLLSMLTTWSPEKVLVNYLLENYPWPDIQVEAIAPEGDFPGERPVEIITERGPMGRALFIFRFSGDREVRVHARVTARDRVVRTVRSLSRGMTLNRAVLYTTMMDVRKTPRGAVGSVSDLKGKQLKRSLAPDTVVTRAMIKERPLIKKGERVSIVYQSALLKITAPGIAREEGGSGDGIRVLNLASRRMIVGFVTGKGTVNVRP
- a CDS encoding anti-sigma-28 factor, FlgM — encoded protein: MKVTGARPLEGQDVYLKTQKTQGKDAVAEGRKGDANKTGAKDRVDLSGRAHEVEDLKAEIQNIPDVRKERVEAVRKSVESGNYRIDPGKIAGKLLEEL
- the nlpD gene encoding murein hydrolase activator NlpD precursor, whose protein sequence is MIDPRISILDTGYLRNTPAGGKEGAVKKAAKEFESMFLFELLKTMRKSAGGSLFGKGLSGDIYQTLFDLEIARTLAERGTGISDLVEKSLGKESAAAVKNDLKPAGGDSSDDDKITPGRRLPVDGKISSGFGQRKDPITGEIRVHKGLDIAARRNTEIYPIAPGRVIYSGSLKGYGNIVIIKHKDGIVTRYAHNERNLVHTGEYVGGGRPIGLVGSSGRSTGPHLHFEVLRDGKNVDPLGYV
- the flgI gene encoding flagellar P-ring protein precursor, whose product is MSEIGKRVFLFLNTLVIVLAFLFSVPGAARSERIKDIAFVEGVRDNQLVGYGLVVGLNGTGDKGKATLQSVANMLLRMGLTVKAKDIKAKNAASVIVTASLPPFPRTGNRIDIVVSALADAKNLQGGTLLMTPLKGPDGKVYGVAQGPVSIGGFSAGGGGASVQKNHPTVGRVPNGMIIEREIGYSLNNLDRIRLILRTPDFTVASNMVREINRALKGGYAEAIDPSTLQLTVPEHYRGRIVAMMRLIEQINVNTDTPAKVVINERTGTLVIGEQVRISPVAIAHGGLTIEVKTAFQVSQPAPFSGGTTVVVPQTEVQAKEKKAHLVEVSGASLGEVVRALNAMGVTSRDLIAILQALRSAGALKAELEIM